In a genomic window of Halobiforma lacisalsi AJ5:
- a CDS encoding Vms1/Ankzf1 family peptidyl-tRNA hydrolase yields MLDLDELLGRASLKERIDELEAENERLQAQYEAESDRRAEAATARQEAEQRVNRLEDRIAQLEGELERLESDGDGSGLEVRRRERLRGTRLAEVLDRLGSFRTASEGALTAVVGADDGPGIADLVAIDGDLEDVLGRERLALVDDAAPCLLCVDDAGLVSVTLDPPVLPDREPVWDDRFDLEREWFRPTGRHALALVRTDLFAVGIYEDDERLETHGFESDVKGSHSKGGFSQARFERIRDEQIDDHLERCREALREQVGDGAVDRLYLAGQRGVVETLAEETTVDPAPAATAAVDATGDPESALEDAYRSFWTTELRVL; encoded by the coding sequence ATGCTCGACCTCGACGAGTTGCTCGGACGCGCGTCGTTGAAGGAGCGGATCGACGAACTCGAGGCGGAGAACGAACGGTTGCAGGCCCAGTACGAGGCCGAATCCGACCGACGCGCCGAGGCGGCGACCGCCAGACAGGAGGCCGAACAGCGGGTCAACCGGCTCGAGGACCGGATCGCCCAGCTCGAAGGCGAACTCGAGCGCCTGGAGAGCGACGGCGACGGCTCCGGGCTCGAGGTTCGACGGCGGGAACGGCTCCGGGGGACTCGGCTCGCGGAGGTACTCGATCGCCTGGGTTCGTTCCGGACCGCCTCCGAGGGTGCCCTGACAGCTGTCGTCGGGGCCGACGACGGCCCCGGTATCGCGGATCTGGTGGCTATCGACGGCGACCTCGAGGACGTGCTCGGTCGCGAACGGCTGGCGCTGGTCGACGACGCCGCGCCGTGCCTGCTCTGTGTCGACGACGCCGGACTCGTCTCCGTCACGCTCGATCCGCCCGTATTGCCCGACCGGGAACCCGTCTGGGACGACCGGTTCGACCTCGAGCGGGAGTGGTTCCGCCCGACGGGTCGTCACGCGCTCGCGCTCGTCCGCACCGATCTGTTCGCGGTCGGGATCTACGAGGACGACGAGCGACTCGAGACCCACGGGTTCGAGAGCGACGTGAAGGGGAGCCACTCCAAGGGCGGCTTCTCCCAGGCCCGGTTCGAGCGCATCCGCGACGAGCAGATCGACGACCACCTCGAGCGGTGCCGCGAGGCGCTCCGGGAGCAGGTTGGCGATGGAGCCGTCGACCGGCTCTATCTCGCCGGTCAGCGCGGCGTCGTCGAGACCCTCGCCGAGGAAACGACAGTCGACCCCGCGCCCGCGGCGACCGCCGCGGTCGATGCGACCGGCGATCCGGAGTCGGCACTCGAGGACGCCTACCGGTCGTTCTGGACGACGGAACTGCGGGTGCTGTAG
- a CDS encoding DUF4200 domain-containing protein, which translates to MIPTRTVVLLAVTVVGLSIAPVAAGAVAGAFADVETETGADAALASTDSDTDQAANTTVATFMQSSAADTQRSVEAEMFDAEYERSDDEERTELIANRTDDLEDRLAQLEAERAELRNGSDENRSTGEYQARLGELTAEIAALEREIDRTKPRAEAAGLGSDRLETLEKNASGLADPEVNATARSLGLGASGDTPGGGPSGTPGEGNGTPPGQADNSTPGAGPGGPQNGTDDGSTPGQSGDTPGQNAAGGTDQNDQNEGDDGNENGQPAPPGQSDDGDGSDQSDSAPGQSDDGNDSDQSDSAPGQNDGGDGSTPGQ; encoded by the coding sequence ATGATCCCGACTCGGACGGTCGTCCTTCTCGCGGTCACCGTCGTCGGCCTCTCGATCGCCCCGGTTGCAGCCGGTGCGGTCGCGGGGGCGTTCGCCGACGTCGAGACCGAAACGGGGGCAGATGCGGCGCTGGCGTCGACGGATTCCGATACCGACCAGGCCGCCAATACGACAGTTGCGACGTTCATGCAGTCGAGCGCCGCCGACACGCAGCGGTCGGTCGAGGCCGAGATGTTCGACGCCGAGTACGAACGCTCCGACGACGAGGAGCGGACCGAACTGATCGCCAACCGTACCGACGACCTCGAGGACCGCCTCGCCCAGCTCGAGGCCGAGCGGGCCGAACTGCGAAACGGGAGCGACGAGAACCGCTCGACAGGCGAGTATCAGGCCCGGCTGGGGGAACTGACGGCGGAAATCGCGGCGCTCGAGCGGGAGATCGATCGGACGAAACCACGAGCCGAGGCGGCCGGCCTGGGAAGTGACCGTCTCGAGACCCTCGAGAAGAACGCTTCGGGACTCGCCGATCCCGAGGTCAACGCGACGGCACGGAGCCTCGGTCTGGGAGCGTCCGGCGATACACCGGGTGGGGGACCGTCCGGGACCCCGGGCGAAGGGAACGGAACGCCACCGGGTCAGGCCGATAACTCGACGCCTGGCGCGGGTCCTGGCGGCCCACAGAACGGGACGGACGACGGCTCGACGCCGGGTCAATCCGGCGATACACCGGGCCAGAACGCAGCCGGAGGAACCGATCAGAACGATCAGAACGAGGGCGATGATGGCAACGAAAACGGCCAGCCCGCTCCGCCGGGACAGAGCGACGACGGAGACGGCAGCGACCAGTCCGATTCTGCTCCGGGACAGAGCGACGACGGAAACGACAGCGACCAGTCCGATTCTGCTCCGGGACAGAACGACGGCGGAGACGGCAGTACTCCCGGACAATAA
- a CDS encoding DUF5802 family protein, which produces MFEVFSRSYYLGRLYVTPTDEDRAFMHSDQHERINEHVYATGDGLERLDSPLVMKLESRHFPVHGDESVPANTLAVPESMLEETDVRNPPSLREVFLARRERAQQLLSFAGGWQPPGVESADDPSGGDDFPNAGT; this is translated from the coding sequence ATGTTCGAGGTATTCTCGCGTAGCTACTATCTCGGACGCCTCTACGTGACACCGACCGACGAGGACCGTGCGTTCATGCACAGCGACCAGCACGAACGCATCAACGAGCACGTGTACGCCACCGGCGACGGGCTCGAGCGACTCGATTCGCCGCTGGTGATGAAACTCGAGTCCCGGCACTTCCCGGTCCACGGCGACGAGAGCGTCCCCGCGAACACGCTCGCCGTCCCCGAGTCGATGCTCGAGGAGACGGACGTGCGGAATCCGCCCTCCCTCCGCGAAGTCTTCCTCGCGCGTCGCGAGCGGGCACAGCAACTGCTCTCGTTCGCCGGCGGCTGGCAGCCGCCGGGCGTGGAATCGGCGGACGACCCGTCGGGCGGCGACGACTTTCCGAACGCCGGTACCTAG